The Microscilla marina ATCC 23134 genome includes a window with the following:
- a CDS encoding FIST signal transduction protein — MYIAPTSIEQMLQPIIQQSDKDKSKTWLLMFGEQDLPDITQLIQVLNTHHISFFGGVFPGVVFQEKKYERGLVAEQLPANIDLLLVQELDSPDFEIGFLPNIVTCNDALSALVLVDGLTANIASFLRRLYDIYGDNVNYMGGGAGSLTLEQMPCVFNQEGIFQDAAIVAFTRSSSSLGIRHGWQKIVEPFLATNTTNNVISELNWGNAFEVYRDVVEESSGERLLQNSFFDIAKGYPFGITKEGLEVVVRDPIMVNAQGDLVCVGEVPQNASLAILKGDKQNLIKAAKEAAEACDNSRQSLCMVFDCISRVLFLEDDFDKELQAVKKGLGNPAQLLGALTLGEISSYGDGYIEFFNKTIVVGALHT; from the coding sequence ATGTATATAGCACCTACCTCTATCGAACAAATGCTTCAGCCCATTATTCAACAGTCAGATAAGGATAAATCGAAAACCTGGCTTCTTATGTTTGGTGAGCAAGACTTGCCCGATATTACACAATTGATTCAGGTTTTAAACACTCATCATATTTCTTTTTTTGGGGGCGTATTTCCAGGGGTTGTCTTTCAGGAAAAAAAATACGAGAGAGGACTTGTTGCGGAGCAACTACCCGCCAACATAGATTTGTTATTGGTACAAGAACTTGATTCACCTGATTTTGAAATAGGGTTTTTGCCCAATATTGTTACTTGTAATGATGCATTGAGTGCCTTGGTGCTGGTAGATGGGCTTACTGCCAATATTGCGTCGTTTTTGCGTCGTTTGTATGATATATATGGCGATAATGTAAATTATATGGGAGGAGGGGCAGGATCACTGACACTGGAACAAATGCCTTGTGTATTTAACCAAGAAGGTATTTTTCAGGATGCTGCCATTGTTGCGTTTACTCGGTCGTCAAGTTCACTTGGTATTCGTCATGGTTGGCAAAAAATAGTAGAACCTTTTCTTGCCACCAATACTACCAACAACGTGATAAGCGAACTCAATTGGGGAAACGCCTTTGAGGTATATAGAGATGTGGTAGAAGAAAGTAGTGGCGAGCGCTTATTACAAAACTCGTTTTTTGACATAGCCAAGGGATACCCATTTGGCATTACCAAAGAAGGGTTAGAAGTAGTAGTACGTGATCCTATTATGGTAAATGCCCAAGGTGATCTGGTATGTGTAGGCGAAGTGCCCCAAAATGCTTCACTTGCCATACTGAAAGGCGACAAACAAAACCTAATCAAGGCTGCCAAAGAAGCTGCTGAAGCTTGTGATAACTCCAGGCAAAGCTTGTGTATGGTGTTTGACTGTATATCAAGGGTATTGTTCTTGGAAGATGATTTTGACAAAGAACTTCAGGCGGTAAAAAAGGGATTGGGCAACCCTGCACAATTGTTAGGTGCACTCACCCTGGGTGAAATCTCGTCTTATGGAGATGGGTATATTGAGTTTTTTAATAAAACAATTGTGGTAGGTGCTTTGCATACTTAA